Proteins found in one Amycolatopsis umgeniensis genomic segment:
- a CDS encoding ABC-F family ATP-binding cassette domain-containing protein, whose amino-acid sequence MITASGLQLRAGSRILLDETNVRIQQGDRIGLVGRNGAGKTTSLKVLAGEGEPHAGEVRRSSELGYLPQDPREGDLSVTAKDRVLSARGLDSLMRNMEKAQTAMSELVDDKERDKAINRYSRLEERFASLGGYAAESEAARICSNLGLADRVLAQTLQTLSGGQRRRVELARILFAAAEAGAGGKSETILLLDEPTNHLDADSINWLRGFLKQHDGGLVVISHDVELLGDVVNKVWFLDATRSELDLYNMGWQRYLDARATDEKRRRRERANAEKKAATLQQQAAKLGAKATKAVAAKNMARRAEQMLSALDETRQADKVARIKFPEPAPCGRTPLTAEGLSKSYGSLEIFTGVDLAIDRGSKVVVLGLNGAGKTTLLRLLGGMETPDTGETIPGHGLRLGYYAQEHETLDHDASVWENIRHLAPDTGAQELRNLLGSFLFTGEQLDQPAGTLSGGEKTRLALAGLVSSAANVLLLDEPTNNLDPASRAQVLDALRSFAGAVVLVTHDPGAVEALEPERVILLPDGTEDHWSADYLELVQLA is encoded by the coding sequence GTGATCACGGCCTCTGGCCTGCAGCTGCGCGCTGGTTCGCGCATTCTGCTCGACGAAACCAACGTCCGCATCCAGCAGGGCGACCGGATCGGCCTGGTCGGCCGCAACGGCGCCGGCAAGACCACCTCGCTCAAGGTGCTGGCGGGGGAGGGCGAGCCGCACGCCGGCGAGGTCCGCCGCAGCAGCGAGCTGGGCTACCTGCCGCAGGACCCGCGTGAGGGCGACCTGTCCGTCACCGCGAAAGACCGCGTGCTCTCCGCCCGCGGCCTCGACTCGTTGATGCGCAACATGGAAAAGGCGCAGACCGCGATGTCGGAGCTCGTGGACGACAAGGAGCGCGACAAGGCGATCAACCGCTACAGCCGTCTCGAAGAGCGCTTCGCCTCACTCGGTGGCTATGCCGCCGAAAGCGAGGCCGCGCGGATCTGCTCCAACCTCGGACTCGCCGACCGCGTGCTCGCGCAGACGCTGCAGACCCTCTCGGGTGGACAGCGCCGCCGCGTGGAGCTGGCCAGGATCCTGTTCGCCGCCGCCGAGGCGGGCGCCGGTGGCAAATCCGAGACGATCCTGCTGCTCGACGAGCCCACCAACCACCTCGACGCCGACTCCATCAACTGGCTGCGCGGGTTCCTGAAGCAGCACGACGGTGGTCTCGTCGTGATCAGCCACGACGTCGAACTGCTCGGCGACGTGGTCAACAAGGTGTGGTTCCTCGACGCGACCCGCAGTGAGCTGGACCTCTACAACATGGGCTGGCAGCGCTACCTCGACGCGCGGGCCACCGACGAGAAACGCCGCCGCCGCGAGCGTGCGAACGCCGAGAAGAAGGCGGCCACACTGCAGCAGCAGGCCGCGAAACTCGGTGCGAAGGCGACGAAGGCGGTGGCCGCCAAGAACATGGCGCGCCGCGCCGAGCAGATGCTTTCCGCGCTCGACGAGACCCGCCAGGCCGACAAGGTCGCCCGGATCAAGTTCCCCGAGCCCGCGCCCTGCGGCCGCACCCCGCTCACCGCGGAGGGACTTTCGAAGTCCTACGGTTCGCTCGAGATCTTCACCGGAGTCGACCTCGCCATCGACCGCGGTTCGAAGGTTGTCGTACTCGGATTGAACGGCGCCGGAAAGACCACTTTGCTCCGGCTGCTCGGCGGAATGGAAACTCCGGATACCGGCGAGACCATTCCGGGTCACGGATTGCGTTTGGGCTATTACGCACAGGAACATGAAACGCTCGACCACGATGCTTCCGTGTGGGAAAATATCCGTCACCTCGCCCCGGACACCGGCGCGCAAGAGCTGCGGAACCTTCTCGGATCGTTCCTCTTCACCGGCGAACAGCTCGATCAGCCCGCCGGCACGCTCTCCGGTGGCGAGAAGACGCGGCTCGCGCTCGCCGGGCTGGTGTCCAGCGCTGCCAACGTTTTGCTGCTCGACGAGCCGACGAACAACCTCGATCCGGCCAGCCGCGCCCAGGTCCTGGACGCTTTGCGCAGCTTCGCGGGCGCCGTGGTCCTGGTGACGCACGACCCGGGCGCGGTCGAGGCGCTGGAGCCGGAACGCGTGATCCTGTTGCCGGACGGAACCGAGGACCATTGGTCCGCCGATTATCTGGAACTTGTCCAGCTTGCGTGA
- a CDS encoding glycosyltransferase 87 family protein, producing MTKDSRQLTIDLVFYAGCLIFAGLNTAVAEFYGYRVWANFAVAGYGLAVVHTSWLILAARRGKRPTGALGSRWVGIGAIGLFAMILPLGMLVIRRLTGVDWLITPFSWAAQPEVWVIERSAKLLLENGTPYVDVTALGRAAEVNDYTPYGPVMTVFGLPRALLGGGPVADALTDARWMFALAAVACVLLTLRLLKWPKIPVSAAQLALACPLTALTWAVAGPDLAIVGLLVLSFALATSGRAVLSGLVLALVISAKLIVAPAVVVLGVLLLTRRGPRALGGFAAALVVTTLVLHVPVYLVDPKAFVEHVFRFPLGMGVVKSPAASPLPGRLIASLGPVGMAFSFALLGIAAVAILIWLVRRPPTTGSDALLRMAVGLSALILLTPATRYGYLVYPLVLLGARLAFGSSESRETAVPGKGTAPPAQQSATSS from the coding sequence GTGACCAAGGACTCGCGGCAGCTGACCATCGACCTGGTCTTCTACGCCGGCTGCCTGATTTTCGCCGGGCTGAACACCGCCGTCGCGGAGTTCTACGGATACCGCGTGTGGGCCAATTTCGCTGTCGCAGGTTACGGCCTCGCCGTGGTCCACACCAGCTGGCTGATCCTCGCCGCCCGCCGCGGCAAACGGCCGACCGGCGCGCTCGGCTCACGGTGGGTGGGTATCGGAGCCATTGGGCTGTTCGCGATGATCCTTCCCTTGGGAATGCTCGTCATTCGCCGTCTGACCGGAGTGGACTGGCTCATCACGCCGTTCTCGTGGGCCGCCCAGCCCGAGGTCTGGGTGATCGAACGGTCGGCGAAACTCCTTCTGGAGAACGGAACCCCGTACGTCGACGTCACCGCGCTCGGCCGCGCGGCGGAAGTAAACGATTACACCCCATACGGTCCGGTGATGACCGTCTTCGGCCTGCCGCGCGCGTTGCTCGGCGGCGGGCCGGTGGCAGACGCCCTCACCGACGCGCGCTGGATGTTCGCGCTGGCGGCCGTCGCATGTGTACTGCTGACGCTGCGGCTGCTGAAGTGGCCGAAAATCCCGGTGAGCGCCGCACAACTCGCCCTCGCCTGCCCGTTGACCGCGCTGACCTGGGCCGTGGCCGGCCCGGATCTGGCCATCGTGGGCCTGCTGGTGCTGTCCTTCGCGCTGGCCACGAGCGGACGCGCGGTCCTGTCGGGTCTCGTGCTGGCGCTCGTGATCAGCGCGAAACTCATCGTCGCGCCCGCGGTCGTGGTGCTGGGTGTCCTCTTGCTCACGCGGCGTGGTCCTCGCGCACTGGGCGGATTCGCCGCGGCACTCGTGGTGACGACACTCGTCCTGCACGTGCCGGTCTATCTGGTGGACCCGAAAGCGTTCGTCGAGCACGTCTTCCGGTTCCCGCTGGGAATGGGCGTGGTCAAGTCACCGGCGGCGAGCCCGTTGCCCGGGCGCCTCATCGCCTCACTCGGTCCCGTCGGGATGGCGTTTTCCTTCGCCCTGCTCGGGATCGCTGCCGTCGCGATCCTGATCTGGCTGGTGCGCCGACCTCCCACGACCGGTTCGGACGCGCTGTTGCGCATGGCCGTCGGGCTGAGCGCGCTGATCCTGCTCACCCCGGCGACGAGGTACGGCTACCTGGTGTACCCGCTGGTCCTGCTCGGTGCCAGGCTGGCCTTCGGCTCCAGTGAATCCCGTGAAACAGCGGTCCCGGGTAAGGGAACTGCGCCCCCCGCGCAGCAGTCCGCTACTTCTTCGTGA
- a CDS encoding sugar isomerase domain-containing protein, with product MVSTTERYADVAERLAEAERGNAEQIRKSAELILGVIQADALVFTAGAGHSLAAVAETFYRAGGLACVYPVYHPELLPLHGAQHSTKTERRSGLAEEVLAERAPGPDDLLVVFSTSGVNPYPVELAAGARARGASVIAVSSAASVAAAPKRAATTLIEEASIVLDSHVRPGDSSYPPEAPRTAPLSTVINAFLWNLVLAEVVDLGAAQGVDIPLWRSSNVDGGDEANAALLAKYGARVPALR from the coding sequence GTGGTGAGTACCACCGAACGTTATGCAGACGTCGCCGAACGGCTCGCGGAGGCCGAACGGGGTAACGCGGAGCAGATCCGGAAATCGGCCGAGCTGATCCTGGGGGTCATCCAGGCCGACGCCCTGGTGTTCACCGCCGGAGCGGGCCATTCGCTGGCCGCGGTCGCCGAGACCTTCTATCGCGCGGGCGGCCTCGCCTGCGTGTACCCGGTCTACCACCCCGAGCTGCTGCCGCTGCACGGCGCGCAGCACAGCACCAAGACCGAACGCCGCTCCGGGCTCGCCGAAGAGGTGCTGGCCGAACGCGCGCCGGGTCCGGACGACCTGCTGGTGGTGTTCTCGACCTCGGGGGTGAACCCGTATCCGGTCGAGCTGGCCGCCGGCGCCCGAGCCCGCGGCGCGTCGGTCATCGCGGTGAGCTCGGCCGCGTCCGTGGCCGCGGCGCCGAAGCGCGCGGCGACGACGCTGATCGAAGAAGCCAGCATCGTGCTCGACTCCCACGTCCGCCCCGGCGACTCGAGCTACCCGCCGGAGGCTCCGCGGACGGCGCCACTGTCCACAGTGATCAACGCCTTCCTGTGGAACCTGGTCTTGGCCGAGGTGGTGGACCTCGGCGCGGCGCAGGGCGTCGACATCCCGCTGTGGCGCAGTTCCAACGTGGACGGTGGCGACGAGGCCAACGCCGCGCTGCTGGCCAAGTACGGCGCCCGGGTTCCCGCTCTCCGGTAG
- a CDS encoding serine hydrolase domain-containing protein, producing MIEIHGECAAGFEPVRAAFEENFERREELGAAFSVTRHGETVVDLWAGWADPDRTTPWRADTLTNVWSTTKGMTALCAHHLADAGLLDLDAPVSGYWPEFAAAGKQDVPVRWLLSHRSGVTGIGLERPVTVEELYDWDHVTGLLAAQAPLFEPGTASGYHALSFGFLVGEVVRRVSGVDVRAYFAEHVAGPLDADFQIGLDSEDDLARCSTLVEPVLSAETAGALAQAFANAGPAALAALANPRVRGRDANEPAWRRAILPALNGHGTARAIATIYGALASGRLLSDKALANAREGQGREADVVGGLGNEWALGFYLGSEERGFGPNPRAFGHDGLGGSSGGVDPESGIAFGYTMNRMGPLMRDDPRKMALVNAIWSRER from the coding sequence ATGATCGAGATCCACGGCGAATGCGCGGCGGGATTCGAACCCGTACGGGCCGCCTTCGAGGAGAACTTCGAGCGACGCGAGGAACTCGGCGCGGCGTTTTCGGTGACCAGGCACGGCGAGACCGTGGTCGATCTCTGGGCGGGCTGGGCGGATCCGGACCGGACGACCCCGTGGCGGGCGGACACGCTCACCAACGTCTGGTCGACCACCAAGGGCATGACCGCTCTCTGCGCGCATCACCTCGCCGACGCCGGCCTGCTCGACCTCGACGCACCCGTCTCCGGGTACTGGCCGGAGTTCGCGGCCGCGGGCAAGCAGGACGTCCCGGTGCGCTGGCTGCTCTCGCACCGCTCCGGAGTGACCGGCATCGGCCTCGAACGGCCGGTGACGGTCGAGGAACTGTACGACTGGGACCACGTCACCGGACTGCTCGCCGCGCAGGCCCCGCTGTTCGAACCGGGCACGGCCAGTGGCTACCACGCGCTGTCGTTCGGCTTCCTCGTCGGCGAGGTGGTCCGCCGGGTGAGCGGGGTGGACGTCCGCGCGTACTTCGCCGAGCACGTCGCGGGCCCGCTGGACGCGGACTTCCAGATCGGCCTGGACTCCGAAGACGATCTGGCGCGTTGCTCCACCCTCGTCGAGCCGGTGCTCAGCGCCGAGACGGCGGGCGCGCTGGCACAGGCGTTCGCCAACGCGGGCCCGGCCGCCCTCGCGGCACTGGCGAATCCGCGCGTCCGAGGTCGCGACGCCAACGAACCGGCATGGCGGCGCGCGATCCTGCCCGCCCTGAACGGACATGGCACCGCCAGGGCCATCGCGACGATCTACGGTGCGCTCGCCTCGGGGCGGCTGCTCTCGGACAAGGCCCTCGCGAACGCCCGCGAAGGGCAGGGCCGCGAGGCCGACGTCGTCGGCGGGCTCGGCAACGAATGGGCGCTCGGGTTCTACCTCGGCAGCGAGGAACGCGGCTTCGGGCCGAACCCGCGCGCGTTCGGGCACGACGGGCTCGGCGGCTCGTCCGGCGGCGTGGATCCCGAGAGCGGGATCGCCTTCGGCTACACGATGAACCGGATGGGTCCGCTCATGCGCGACGATCCGCGCAAGATGGCCCTGGTGAACGCGATCTGGTCTCGTGAGCGGTGA
- a CDS encoding GNAT family N-acetyltransferase: MEAPAETLADDVVVLRRWKPEQLDTLAAVAGDSAGHLGAWMLWATDGYGESEAKEFLENAARNWAEGRNYDFAIFADGAVVGGAGMMTRPGWIEIGYWLSRHHTGRGLVTRAARLLTAEAFRIGSPEVEIRHDEKNLASGAVPARLGFTMIGEEAAEPPFAPACAGVNRIWRLKRP; the protein is encoded by the coding sequence ATGGAAGCGCCCGCCGAAACCCTCGCCGACGACGTCGTCGTCCTGCGCCGCTGGAAACCGGAGCAACTCGACACCTTGGCAGCCGTCGCGGGGGATTCCGCTGGGCACCTCGGTGCGTGGATGCTCTGGGCCACCGACGGCTACGGGGAGTCCGAGGCCAAGGAGTTCCTCGAGAACGCGGCGCGCAACTGGGCCGAAGGCAGGAACTACGACTTCGCGATCTTCGCCGACGGTGCGGTCGTCGGCGGCGCGGGCATGATGACGCGGCCGGGCTGGATCGAGATCGGCTACTGGCTCAGCCGCCACCACACCGGCCGCGGCCTGGTGACGAGGGCCGCGCGGCTGCTGACCGCCGAGGCCTTCCGGATCGGCTCGCCGGAGGTCGAGATCCGGCACGACGAGAAGAACCTCGCGAGCGGCGCCGTGCCCGCGCGGCTGGGGTTCACGATGATCGGTGAGGAGGCCGCCGAGCCGCCGTTCGCCCCCGCCTGCGCGGGCGTCAACAGGATCTGGCGGCTCAAGCGTCCTTAG
- a CDS encoding ABC transporter ATP-binding protein, with protein MDNTWTLMNSAMKSADVPKGLHKGTLRRVARFARPHWRRLLIFLVLTVVSAVLAVSTPVLAGKVVDAIVGGHDVSLVVWLAVVIAVLALIDAGLGLAERAQSSRIGEGIILDLRVAVYRHVQRMPVAFFTRTRTGALVSRLNNDVIGAQRTFTATLSGLVTNVIQLVLSLVVMVTLSWQVTLLALVLLPVFILPTRRLGKRMAALQREAGQLNASMTTQMTERFSAPGATLVKLFGDPGREVGDFGARAGRVRDIGVRTAMLTRWFLTSLTTVSALAQALVYGLGGYLALTGALAPGTVVALALLLTRLYSPLTALANVRVDVMTALVSFERVFEVLDLKPMIEEKPAPRALPEGPVSVEFSDVRFGYPAADRYSLASLEDVSTLDHRGGDEVLHGITFRAEPGQMVALVGSSGAGKSTIASLLPRLYDVDAGSVRLSDVDVRELSFASLRETVGVVTQDGHLFHETIRANLEYARPGVTDAEIWSALDRARLAELIRELPDGLETVVGERGYRLSGGERQRLTIARLLLAQPRVVILDEATAHLDSQSEAAVGEALTDALDGRTALVIAHRLSTVRAADQILVIEHGEIVERGTHEELLAREGRYATLYLTQFAEEPAVA; from the coding sequence ATGGACAACACGTGGACGCTGATGAACTCGGCGATGAAGTCGGCCGACGTTCCGAAGGGGCTGCACAAGGGGACGCTCCGCCGCGTCGCAAGGTTCGCCAGGCCGCACTGGCGGAGGTTGCTGATATTCCTGGTGCTCACCGTCGTCTCGGCGGTGCTGGCGGTGAGCACGCCGGTACTGGCCGGGAAGGTGGTCGACGCGATCGTCGGCGGGCACGACGTCTCGCTGGTGGTGTGGCTGGCCGTGGTGATCGCGGTGCTGGCGCTGATCGACGCCGGACTCGGGCTGGCCGAGCGGGCACAATCGTCGAGGATCGGTGAGGGGATCATCCTCGACCTGCGGGTCGCGGTGTACCGGCACGTGCAGCGGATGCCCGTCGCGTTCTTCACACGCACCCGCACCGGCGCGCTGGTGAGCAGGCTCAACAACGACGTCATCGGCGCGCAGCGCACGTTCACCGCGACACTGTCCGGTTTGGTCACCAACGTGATCCAGCTCGTACTGTCGCTGGTGGTCATGGTGACGCTGTCCTGGCAGGTCACCCTGCTGGCGCTGGTGCTGCTGCCGGTCTTCATCCTGCCGACGCGGCGGCTCGGGAAGCGGATGGCCGCGTTGCAGCGGGAGGCGGGCCAGCTCAACGCTTCGATGACCACGCAGATGACCGAACGGTTCTCCGCGCCGGGCGCGACGCTGGTGAAGCTCTTCGGCGACCCGGGACGGGAAGTGGGCGACTTCGGCGCGCGGGCCGGGCGGGTGCGCGACATCGGGGTGCGGACGGCGATGCTGACGCGCTGGTTCCTGACCAGCCTGACCACGGTTTCCGCGCTCGCGCAGGCCCTGGTCTACGGGCTGGGCGGCTACCTCGCGCTGACCGGGGCGCTCGCGCCGGGCACCGTCGTGGCGCTGGCGTTGCTGCTGACCAGGCTGTACTCGCCGCTGACCGCGCTGGCGAACGTCCGGGTGGACGTGATGACCGCGCTGGTGTCGTTCGAGCGGGTCTTCGAGGTGCTCGACCTCAAGCCGATGATCGAGGAGAAGCCTGCCCCGCGTGCGCTGCCCGAAGGCCCGGTGTCGGTGGAGTTCTCCGACGTCCGGTTCGGCTACCCCGCGGCGGACCGGTACTCGCTGGCGTCGCTGGAGGATGTGTCCACTTTGGATCACCGAGGCGGTGACGAGGTGCTGCACGGCATCACCTTCCGCGCCGAACCCGGGCAGATGGTGGCGCTGGTCGGTTCTTCCGGAGCCGGCAAGTCGACGATCGCGTCGCTGCTGCCGCGTCTCTACGACGTCGACGCCGGTTCGGTCCGGCTGTCCGATGTGGACGTTCGGGAGCTGAGTTTCGCCTCGCTGCGGGAAACCGTCGGTGTGGTGACCCAGGACGGGCACCTCTTCCACGAGACGATCCGGGCGAACCTCGAGTACGCGCGGCCGGGCGTCACCGACGCCGAGATCTGGTCGGCGCTGGACCGCGCCCGGCTGGCCGAGCTGATCCGGGAACTGCCGGACGGGCTCGAGACCGTGGTGGGGGAGCGGGGTTACCGGCTCTCCGGCGGGGAACGGCAGCGGCTGACCATCGCGCGGCTCCTGCTGGCGCAGCCGAGGGTCGTCATCCTCGACGAGGCGACGGCTCATCTGGACTCGCAGTCCGAGGCGGCCGTCGGCGAGGCGCTGACCGACGCGCTGGACGGGCGGACCGCCCTGGTCATCGCGCACCGGTTGTCGACGGTGCGGGCGGCGGACCAGATCCTGGTGATCGAGCACGGCGAGATCGTCGAGCGAGGGACGCACGAGGAACTCCTCGCGAGGGAAGGGCGCTACGCGACGCTTTACCTGACGCAGTTCGCGGAGGAACCCGCGGTCGCGTGA
- a CDS encoding helix-turn-helix domain-containing protein — MADLKKGARITGNTRDKLAADLKKKYEKGSSIRALAESTGRSYGFVHRVLSESGVQLRGRGGATRVKKK, encoded by the coding sequence GTGGCTGATCTCAAGAAAGGCGCGCGGATCACCGGCAACACGCGTGACAAGCTGGCCGCTGACCTGAAGAAGAAATACGAGAAGGGCTCGAGCATCCGCGCCCTCGCGGAGTCCACGGGCCGTTCGTACGGGTTCGTGCACCGGGTCCTCTCGGAGTCCGGCGTCCAGCTTCGTGGCCGTGGTGGTGCCACCAGGGTCAAGAAGAAGTAG
- a CDS encoding alpha/beta fold hydrolase translates to MSEADPAVRIWRVRGQVKAVVLVLHGGAEHSHARVPWWRLAYQRMVPLAKDVHRAGRRHGVEVRLLRNRVYGWNDHGTDALADARWALERIREDHPGSPVVLVGHSMGGRVALRVADDPAVIGVCALAPWTPPGEPIGAVRGRAVLIAHGTKDRMTDPVASHAFAERAEKVTSRSARFEIGGEGHAMLRRSRVWNRLVRAFTLELIEAGGNDETLSAAWNRPSSERLRIPV, encoded by the coding sequence GTGAGCGAGGCTGATCCCGCGGTGCGGATTTGGCGGGTGCGTGGCCAGGTGAAGGCCGTGGTGCTGGTGTTGCACGGCGGCGCGGAGCACAGTCATGCCCGCGTTCCGTGGTGGCGGCTGGCATACCAGCGGATGGTGCCGCTGGCGAAGGACGTCCACCGGGCGGGCCGGAGGCACGGTGTCGAGGTGCGGCTCCTGCGCAACCGGGTCTACGGCTGGAACGACCACGGAACCGACGCGCTCGCCGACGCGCGCTGGGCCCTGGAACGGATCCGCGAAGACCATCCGGGCTCACCCGTGGTCCTCGTCGGCCATTCGATGGGAGGTCGGGTCGCGTTGCGCGTCGCCGATGATCCGGCTGTCATCGGGGTCTGCGCGCTGGCACCGTGGACACCACCGGGTGAACCCATCGGCGCCGTCCGGGGCCGTGCCGTGCTCATCGCGCACGGGACCAAGGACCGGATGACCGATCCGGTGGCCTCACACGCTTTCGCGGAACGCGCCGAAAAGGTGACATCGCGGTCCGCGCGGTTTGAGATCGGCGGGGAGGGGCACGCGATGCTTCGGAGGTCTCGCGTCTGGAACCGTCTCGTACGGGCTTTCACCCTCGAGCTCATCGAAGCCGGGGGAAACGACGAAACGCTGAGCGCGGCCTGGAACAGGCCGAGCTCCGAGCGGCTGCGGATCCCGGTCTAG
- a CDS encoding LCP family protein, whose amino-acid sequence MPPQRPPSGRPRRHQPAQMMPLPGRGSSPYDERTTPMGHGGAERPAGPPPRRPEPPPGRPMDGARPPRRRKRWGFGKVLVTLLTVFVVFLAGVWVYLEFSINRVDALADYSGRPVAAEGTNWLIVGSDSRDGLTPEEQEKLVTGDVKAAGGGKRTDTIMIAHVPDNSTKPTLLSLPRDSQVAIPGHGKNKINSAFSIGGPALLAQTVEGATGLRIDHYAEIGFGGFAKIVDAIGGVNMCVEKPMEDTMTGIKIPAGCQDLQGPQALGFVRMRHSDATPRSDLDRVANQRKFIGALVSEIGSPGTLLNPFSLFPLLSTAPDALTMDSGDHVHNLVGLALAMRGISSGGVVTTTVPVTNGSAENWDKTKSKLLFDALKNDTVIPDSAILT is encoded by the coding sequence ATGCCGCCACAGCGGCCGCCGTCCGGCCGCCCCCGGCGGCACCAGCCCGCGCAGATGATGCCGCTGCCGGGCCGGGGGAGCAGCCCGTACGACGAGCGGACGACGCCCATGGGGCACGGAGGCGCCGAGCGTCCCGCCGGTCCGCCACCGCGCCGCCCGGAACCGCCTCCCGGCCGCCCGATGGACGGCGCGCGCCCGCCGCGGCGACGCAAGCGCTGGGGCTTCGGCAAGGTGCTGGTCACGTTGCTGACCGTGTTCGTGGTGTTCCTCGCCGGCGTGTGGGTGTACCTGGAGTTCTCCATCAACCGCGTCGACGCGCTGGCCGACTACTCCGGCCGCCCCGTCGCGGCCGAGGGCACCAACTGGTTGATCGTGGGCTCCGACAGCCGTGACGGGCTGACACCGGAGGAGCAGGAGAAGCTCGTCACCGGTGACGTCAAGGCCGCCGGCGGCGGCAAGCGGACCGATACCATCATGATCGCGCACGTCCCGGACAACAGCACCAAGCCGACGCTGCTGAGCCTCCCGCGCGACTCGCAGGTGGCCATCCCGGGGCACGGCAAGAACAAGATCAACTCGGCGTTCTCGATCGGCGGCCCCGCACTGCTCGCGCAGACCGTCGAAGGTGCCACCGGCCTGCGGATCGACCACTACGCCGAGATCGGGTTCGGCGGATTCGCCAAGATCGTCGACGCGATCGGCGGGGTCAACATGTGTGTCGAGAAGCCGATGGAGGACACCATGACGGGGATCAAGATCCCCGCGGGCTGTCAGGACCTCCAGGGCCCGCAGGCGCTCGGGTTCGTCCGCATGCGGCACAGTGACGCCACCCCGCGTTCGGACCTCGACCGCGTCGCCAACCAGCGGAAGTTCATCGGCGCGCTGGTCAGCGAGATCGGCAGCCCCGGCACGCTGCTGAACCCGTTCTCGCTGTTCCCGCTGCTGTCGACAGCGCCGGACGCGCTGACCATGGATTCGGGCGATCACGTGCACAACCTGGTCGGGCTCGCGCTGGCGATGCGCGGGATCTCGTCGGGCGGCGTCGTCACCACGACGGTCCCGGTGACCAACGGTTCGGCGGAGAACTGGGACAAGACCAAGTCGAAGCTGCTGTTCGACGCTTTGAAGAACGACACGGTGATCCCGGACAGCGCGATCCTGACCTGA
- a CDS encoding SAM-dependent methyltransferase yields the protein MSTSSIDRAASPSGLPTPDESRWPGLATPPHSPFRARIAEQLFRRAVHPLNVRVRMPDGSQLGSGGPDAPEMRVNRPAALFHRLGVDAKIGFGEAYMVGDWTSDALAEVLTPFAERMATLIPPLLQRFRRFVDRGHPADEENTIEGSRANIHRHYDLSNDLFGAFLDPSMMYSSALFGPDDDLTTAQHRKIDSVLDYAGVREGSTVLEIGTGWGELSIRAAARGAKVTSLTISEEQAALATERIAAAGFADRVDVRLCDYRDSTGEYDAVVSVEMIEAVGETYWPTFFETIGKRLKPGGRFGLQAITMDHERMLAAARSYTWVHKYIFPGGLIPSTTSVEQGMLDHTRLKLQGVREFGQDYAHTLRLWRERFTHRWDEITELGFDDVFKRMWEFYLAYSEAGFRSGYLKVHQFGFADNGR from the coding sequence ATGTCCACGTCAAGCATCGATCGGGCGGCAAGCCCGTCCGGCCTGCCCACGCCCGACGAGTCGCGGTGGCCGGGTCTGGCCACCCCGCCGCATTCGCCGTTCCGCGCGCGGATCGCCGAACAGTTGTTCCGCCGTGCGGTGCATCCGCTGAACGTCCGCGTGCGGATGCCCGATGGTTCCCAGCTCGGCTCCGGCGGTCCGGACGCGCCCGAGATGCGCGTCAACCGGCCGGCCGCCCTCTTCCATCGCCTTGGTGTCGACGCGAAGATCGGGTTCGGCGAGGCCTACATGGTCGGCGACTGGACGAGCGACGCGCTCGCCGAGGTGCTGACCCCGTTCGCGGAGCGGATGGCGACGCTCATCCCGCCGCTGCTGCAACGGTTCCGCCGGTTCGTCGATCGCGGCCACCCCGCGGACGAGGAGAACACCATCGAGGGGTCGCGGGCGAACATCCACCGCCATTACGACCTCTCCAACGACCTTTTCGGCGCGTTCCTCGACCCGTCGATGATGTACTCGTCGGCGCTGTTCGGCCCGGACGACGACCTCACCACCGCCCAGCACCGCAAGATCGACAGCGTCCTCGACTACGCCGGGGTCCGCGAAGGCAGCACGGTGCTCGAGATCGGCACCGGCTGGGGCGAACTCTCGATCCGGGCCGCCGCGCGCGGAGCCAAGGTGACGTCACTGACCATTTCCGAGGAGCAGGCGGCGCTGGCGACCGAACGCATCGCGGCGGCGGGCTTCGCCGACCGGGTCGACGTCCGGCTGTGCGACTACCGCGACTCGACCGGCGAATACGACGCCGTGGTCAGTGTCGAGATGATCGAGGCCGTCGGTGAGACGTACTGGCCGACGTTCTTCGAGACCATCGGGAAGCGGCTGAAGCCGGGCGGCCGGTTCGGGCTCCAGGCCATCACCATGGACCACGAACGCATGCTCGCCGCCGCCCGTTCGTACACGTGGGTGCACAAGTACATCTTCCCCGGCGGGCTCATCCCGTCGACCACCTCGGTCGAACAGGGCATGCTGGACCACACCCGGCTGAAACTGCAGGGAGTGCGCGAGTTCGGCCAGGACTACGCGCACACGCTGCGGCTGTGGCGGGAGCGGTTCACTCATCGGTGGGACGAAATCACCGAACTGGGCTTCGACGACGTCTTCAAACGGATGTGGGAGTTCTACCTGGCGTACTCCGAAGCGGGGTTCCGTTCGGGGTATCTCAAGGTCCACCAGTTCGGCTTCGCCGACAACGGGCGGTGA